A single window of Aspergillus flavus chromosome 4, complete sequence DNA harbors:
- a CDS encoding putative histidine triad nucleotide binding protein, giving the protein MADDSPNLEDQAAAAATVAAESKSGKRDAFAELLTPKPKHAKYAKDGPSKDTSNKRAIGGPRDGLGAYIAKPESFPSSIVVYHNDDFVAIHDLFPKSTLHLLLLPRDSSKTRLHPFEAFEDPEFLKKVKEETKKLRSLAAAELRRRYGKSSAQDKARQEALSADPPPDELPQGRNWEQEIMCGIHAHPSMNHLHIHVISVDRYSDRLKHKKHYNSFSTPFFVPIDDFPLAQNDVRRHPTSEGYLRRDYTCWRCGRDFGNRFSELKIHLEKEFDEWKRL; this is encoded by the exons ATGGCAGATGACTCACCAAATCTAGAAGACCAAGCTGCGGCAGCTGCGACCGTCGCGGCAGAATCAAAGTCGGGGAAAAGAGACGCCT TCGCTGAGCTCCTCACCCCTAAACCCAAGCACGCAAAGTACGCAAAAGACGGCCCTTCCAAAGATACGTCAAATAAGAGAGCCATCGGTGGCCCGCGCGACGGCCTAGGCGCCTATATCGCAAAACCGGAATCTTTCCCTTCCAGTATCGTTGTGTATCACAACGATGACTTCGTCGCAATTCACGATCTTTTCCCAAAGTCAACGCTCCATCTACTTCTACTTCCGCGGGATTCGTCCAAAACCCGTCTCCACCCTTTCGAGGCCTTCGAAGATCCAGAGTTCCTGAAAaaagtgaaagaagagacaaagaaacttCGATCTTTAGCCGCGGCTGAGCTTAGACGGAGATATGGGAAAAGCTCCGCTCAGGATAAAGCGAGGCAAGAGGCGCTTAGTGCAGATCCTCCTCCGGATGAACTGCCACAGGGACGAAACTGGGAACAAGAGATCATGTGCGGGATCCATGCGCATCCATCTATGAATCATCTACATATTCATGTTATCTCGGTGGACAGGTACAGCGACCGGCTGAAACACAAAAAGCATTACAATAGTTTTTCCACGCCGTTCTTCGTTCCTATCGATGATTTTCCCCTGGCGCAAAACGATGTCAGGCGACATCCTACTAGCGAGGGCTATTTGCGGCGAGATTACACATGCTGGCGTTGTGGGAGGGACTTTGGAAACAGATTTTCTGAGTTGAAGATACATTTAGAGAAGGAGTTCGACGAGTGGAAGCGCCTGTAA
- a CDS encoding cyclin-like protein has protein sequence MDAKPQRIRVRGDENAAFPLTSKTVHQKNKSTPALSTMFQNGVTKNGPRRAAFGDVSNTVKTVQGIRDDISVAAKKQIKPLEKPSVQATERKSSVLAQPAQRPMSVAGVKGLSSNVTTSKPLEPIGKSIGVPQHTANARKALNKRGTVFKDHMEPLTEKRELTSKETTQTKEGITGGQLAHSSTAPSQLSSLKEKDVVNEGSNDESETHDEHSIVSSEVDGEEKDAPKLDEDVCKVQGIKELREASEPGTATDADGSDRAVKPQRVSVPGAHMSHEHVPAHSEPEESWDDEDDENEEEDEYITARSYRSRGENTTGATTTILFPKYTQQVRRELALAKQIVEATRTVEDIEDEYWDTSMVAEYSEDIFDYMREQEIKMLPNAHYMDNQAEIQWSMRSVLMDWLVQVHHRFSLLPETLFLCVNYIDRFLSCKIVSLGKLQLVGATAIFIAAKYEEINCPSVQEIVYMVDGGYTADEILKAERFMLTMLQFELGWPGPMSFLRKISKADDYDLETRTLAKYFLEITIMDERFVGCPPSFTAAGAHCLARMMLRKGNWTPAHVHYAGYTYSQLYPLISLMVECCEIPRKHHAAIYEKYTDKRFKRASLFVEAEMRKGFHLPEVTREKSLCNPPSLDAGHQWKRA, from the exons ATGGATGCAAAG CCTCAGCGAATTCGCGTCCGTGGGGACGAGAATGCTGCCTTCCCTCTGACTAGCAAAACGGTTCATCAGAAAAACAAATCGACCCCCGCCTTGTCCACTATGTTCCAGAATGGCGTGACGAAGAATGGGCCAAGAAGAGCCGCTTTTGGAGATGTCAGCAATACTGTGAAAACCGTCCAAGGCATTCGGGATGACATCTCTGTTGCAGCAAAGAAACAGATCAAGCCATTGGAGAAGCCTTCCGTGCAGGCCACGGAGAGGAAATCCTCTGTCTTGGCCCAACCTGCCCAGCGGCCAATGTCGGTGGCGGGAGTCAAAGGCCTATCGAGCAATGTGACGACTTCCAAACCCCTGGAGCCCATCGGAAAGTCGATCGGCGTGCCGCAGCATACCGCCAACGCCCGAAAGGCCCTGAACAAGCGAGGAACAGTGTTCAAAGATCACATGGAACCATTGACGGAAAAACGCGAACTTACATCCAAGGAAACAACACAAACTAAGGAAGGGATTACTGGGGGCCAACTCGCGCATTCGTCTACGGCGCCGTCGCAGCTCAGCAGcctgaaggaaaaggacgTGGTCAACGAGGGATCAAATGATGAGTCGGAGACCCATGACGAACATTCCATTGTCAGCTCTGAagttgatggagaggagaaggacgCACCCAAGCTCGACGAGGATGTTTGTAAGGTCCAGGGTATTAAGGAACTCAGGGAAGCCTCTGAACCCGGTACGGCAACGGATGCCGACGGCTCAGACCGCGCTGTGAAGCCACAACGTGTATCTGTTCCTGGCGCACATATGTCTCATGAACATGTGCCCGCCCACTCGGAGCCGGAAGAGTCCTgggacgacgaggatgacgaaaatgaagaagaggatgagtaTATCACTGCTCGCTCCTATCGATCCCGTGGCGAAAACACAACTGGCGCGACTACTACAATACTCTTTCCGAAATATACGCAGCAAGTGAGACGGGAGTTGGCACTGGCCAAGCAAATCGTCGAGGCAACACGGACAGTGGAGGATATTGAGGACGAATATTGGGATACGAGCATGGTCGCGGAATATAGTGAAGATATATTCGATTACATGCGGGAACAGGAG ATCAAAATGCTGCCAAACGCGCACTATATGGACAACCAAGCGGAAATCCAATGGTCTATGCGGTCTGTCCTGATGGACTGGCTTGTCCAGGTCCACCATCGGTTCTCTCTGCTTCCTGAGACCCTTTTCTTGTGTGTCAACTATATCGACCGCTTCCTGTCCTGCAAGATAGTCTCTCTAGGCAAATTGCAGCTTGTTGGTGCTACCGCGATCTTCATTGCTGCCAAGTACGAAGAGATAAACTGTCCTTCCGTGCAAGAGATTGTTTATATGGTCGACGGAGGCTACACAGCCGATGAGATTCTCAAGGCGGAACGCTTCATGCTCACTATGCTGCAGTTCGAGCTCGGATGGCCCGGTCCCATGAGCTTTCTGCGGAAGATCAGCAAAGCTGATGACTACGACCTGGAGACCCGGACACTGGCGAAGTATTTCTTGGAGATTACCATCATGGATGAACGCTTCGTCGGATGCCCACCAAGCTTTACAGCTGCTGGCGCTCATTGTCTTGCAAGGATGATGTTGAGAAAAGGGAACTGG ACGCCTGCCCATGTCCATTACGCGGGATACACCTATTCACAGCTTTACCCGCTTATTTCCCTCATGGTGGAATGCTGCGAGATCCCTCGCAAGCACCATGCGGCTATTTATGAAAAGTACACTGACAAACGGTTCAAGCGCGCTTCGCTTTTCGTCGAGGCTGAAATGAGAAAAGGCTTTCATCTGCCGGAGGTCACTCGGGAAAAGAGTCTTTGCAATCCGCCATCTCTTGACGCCGGACATCAGTGGAAGCGCGCATAA
- a CDS encoding putative DEAD/DEAH box helicase, protein MSAVILKRVDPKTREATTLPPMKPPPSHKHLAAQPTALEARHFAAVYALYRVCNMRNIHMMLPPTYKKLWKEDFADIKTADTKEGKGWMYEADPFLAKQERESAAADLEKKRKEREKNQAKAKDQPAVELGLGSSGDNRGKRIWSNAPKVDLGSKVRREIETLLQQHAIWNPYNVKIPESERNSIIEEFTRLGFRRSHVDEATSACKDREEVLEWLLIYVPEDDLPSWCLPESYSAGVSLASDDLAREAKIKRLATIGYSADLCSRALDSKQGDELATAEMLQHTLVYGTSSTAGAVSSEGDDSWAEEQETLEAIFGERYIKVSPKVCEIKSESSDLPESTTFRFQRPSNHYPSSVPIISIQAKGIPSYIRLSAIRQAVKHAEENFLGEPMVYNVLDWLEMHLPEIMQNPGKLRDIATVAATPSTTGSILELPVRQSRKKSREISWQPGSPQSISVREAWQARQSTPAQQDMTRKRESLPAWNIQDAIVRAVNSHQVTIISGETGSGKSTQSVQFILDDMIRRDLGGIANIICTQPRRISALGLADRVSDERCTSVGDEVGYVIRGDSKVKSGATKITFVTTGVLLRRIQSGSGADGNVAGSLADVTHIVVDEVHERSLDTDFLLALLRDVLRYRKDIKVILMSATLDAEIFINYFGGRQNVGLVNIPGRTFPVSDFYLDDIIRDTGFSPELAERDFEEDSSPQGEESLGKILRNMGMGINYELITSTVRYVDAQLGDQPGGILIFLPGTLEIERCLNAVKRIPNVHPLPLHASLLPAEQRRVFLSPPKGKRKVIAATNVAETSITIEDVVAVIDTGRVKETSYDPKDNMVRLQEVWASQAACKQRRGRAGRVRAGACYKLYTRQAENKMAPRPDPEIRRVPLEQLCLSVKSMQGINDVATFLANTITPPESVAVEGALGFLHRVGALDHDKLTALGRYLSMIPADLRCAKLMVYGSIFNCIDHCITISAILTVKSPFVSPRDKREDANAAKASFSRGDGDLLTDLTAYQQWSERVKAQGYWQTQSWCSANFLSHQTLRDISSNKAQLLTSLKDAGLLPVDYSSDSADPRWNRNAGNRSLLRALIAGAFQPQIAQISFPDKKFMSSVTGTVEVDPDARTIKYFNQENGRVFIHPSSLLFSAQSYPGSAAYLSYFTKMATSKVFIRDLTPFNAYSLLLFCGSIDLDTTGRGLIVDGWLRLRGWARIGVLVSRLRMMVDEIIAARIDNPASLSIDRAGKDDITGRVIEVVKRLIELNGLDQ, encoded by the exons ATGTCAGCGGTTATCTTGAAACGTGTCGACCCTAAGACTCGCGAAGCAACTACCCTTCCCCCTATGAAGCCACCTCCGTCACACAAGCACTTGGCTGCGCAACCTACGGCACTGGAAGCTCGTCACTTTGCTGCTGTGTATGCTCTGTATCGGGTCTGTAACATGAGGAACATTCACATGATGCTTCCGCCGACCTATAAGAAGCTTTGGAAAGAGGATTTCGCTGATATTAAGACTGCCGACACCAAAGAAGGTAAAGGGTGGATGTACGAAGCAGACCCATTTTTGGCTAAGCAAGAGCGGGAAAGTGCCGCGGCCGATTTGGAGAAAAAACGGAAAGAGCGAGAAAAGAACCAGGCTAAGGCGAAGGATCAACCAGCGGTTGAGTTGGGCTTGGGGTCTAGCGGTGATAATAGAGGGAAAAGGATCTGGTCGAACGCTCCGAAAGTGGACCTGGGGAGTAAAGTGCGCAGAGAAATTGAGACCCTCTTACAGCAGCATGCGATTTGGAATCCTTATAATGTGAAGATCCCGGAATCCGAGCGTAACTCCATCATTGAGGAGTTCACTCGCTTGGGCTTCCGGCGCAGCCATGTAGACGAGGCGACTTCTGCATGCAAAGACAGAGAAGAGGTGCTCGAATGGCTTCTGATCTATGTTCCAGAGGATGATCTTCCATCTTGGTGTCTACCAGAGTCATACTCTGCTGGCGTGAGTCTAGCGAGTGATGATCTTGCAAGAGAGGCGAAGATCAAGCGGCTGGCCACCATCGGCTATTCTGCAGACCTTTGCTCGCGGGCTCTGGACAGCAAGCAAGGTGATGAACTTGCAACTGCTGAAATGCTACAACACACATTAGTGTATGGAACGAGTTCTACTGCAGGCGCTGTATCTTCTGAAGGCGATGATTCCTGGGCCGAAGAACAGGAGACCCTCGAAGCTATCTTCGGGGAGCGCTATATTAAGGTATCGCCCAAAGTATGTGAGATCAAGAGCGAGTCCTCAGACTTGCCAGAATCAACTACATTCCGATTCCAAAGACCCTCAAATCATTATCCATCCTCAGTGCCGATTATTTCGATTCAAGCGAAAGGTATCCCTTCTTATATTCGGCTTAGCGCGATTCGTCAAGCAGTGAAGCATGCAGAGGAAAACTTTTTGGGAGAGCCAATGGTATACAATGTGCTTGACTGGTTAGAGATGCATCTTCCAGAAATTATGCAAAATCCTGGCAAGTTGCGAGATATCGCAACGGTCGCCGCAACGCCATCCACTACTGGAAGTATCTTAGAACTTCCTGTGCGCCAATCTCGCAAGAAGAGTAGGGAGATTAGCTGGCAACCGGGCTCGCCTCAGAGTATATCTGTTCGGGAGGCCTGGCAGGCCAGGCAGTCCACGCCAGCTCAACAGGATATGACTCGAAAGCGAGAATCACTTCCTGCTTGGAACATTCAAGATGCTATCGTACGTGCAGTGAATTCACATCAGGTTACCATCATCTCTGGTGAGACAGGTAGCGGTAAAAGTACCCAGTCCGTTCAGTTCATATTGGACGATATGATCAGGCGAGATCTCGGAGGCATTGCGAACATTATCTGTACACAGCCACGTAGGATCTCTGCTTTAGGTCTTGCGGATCGTGTGAGCGACGAGCGATGCACCTCTGTAGGAGATGAGGTTGGATACGTCATCCGAGGTGACTCCAAGGTCAAATCTGGGGCGACAAAGATCACTTTTGTCACTACTGGTGTTTTACTGCGCCGTATACAGTCTGGAAGCGGTGCGGATGGCAATGTTGCAGGCTCTCTCGCAGATGTCACACATATCGTAGTGGATGAAGTTCATGAACGGAGTCTTGATACCGATTTTCTGCTTGCTCTCCTACGCGATGTTCTTCGGTACCGCAAAGATATTAAGGTCATACTAATGAGTGCAACTCTTGACGCGGAAATCTTCATCAACTACTTTGGTGGTCGCCAGAATGTTGGACTGGTGAACATCCCTGGGCGGACTTTCCCTGTGTCTGACTTTTACCTGGACGACATCATCCGTGACACAGGATTTTCACCAGAGTTGGCTGAGCGGGACTTTGAGGAAGATTCTTCTCCTCAGGGAGAAGAGTCACTTGGCAAGATTCTTCGGAACATGGGCATGGGTATCAATTACGAATTGATCACGTCTACTGTTCGGTATGTTGACGCCCAGCTTGGAGATCAACCGGGAGgcattctcatcttcttgcccGGTACCTTGGAAATTGAAAGGTGCCTGAACGCCGTGAAGAGGATTCCCAATGTCCATCCACTTCCTTTGCATGCATCCCTTCTGCCAGCTGAGCAACGGCGTGTATTCTTGAGTCCCccgaaaggaaagagaaaggttATTGCAGCAACCAATGTGGCTGAGACGTCAATCACAATTGAAGATGTTGTCGCGGTTATCGATACTGGCCGCGTCAAGGAAACGAGTTACGACCCTAAGGATAACATGGTCCGACTACAAGAAGTATGGGCATCGCAAGCCGCCTGTAAGCAACGACGAGGACGTGCTGGTCGTGTTAGGGCTGGTGCATGCTACAAGCTCTACACTCGGCAAGCAGAGAATAAGATGGCGCCACGACCGGACCCTGAAATCCGCCGGGTACCATTAGAACAACTATGCCTCTCCGTCAAGTCTATGCAGGGCATCAACGACGTCGCAACTTTCCTGGCTAATACCATCACCCCTCCTGAAAGCGTGGCCGTTGAAGGAGCCTTGGGCTTCCTTCACCGTGTGGGCGCCCTGGACCATGACAAACTGACAGCCCTTGGGCGATACTTATCCATGATCCCCGCCGACTTACGATGCGCCAAACTCATGGTCTACGGCTCCATATTCAACTGCATAGACCACTGCATCACCATCTCCGCAATTCTAACAGTGAAGAGCCCCTTCGTCTCACCCCGCGACAAGCGCGAGGATGCAAATGCTGCCAAAGCATCCTTCTCCCGCGGAGATGGCGACTTGCTCACCGACCTCACAGCCTACCAACAATGGTCAGAGCGTGTCAAAGCCCAAGGATACTGGCAAACACAATCATGGTGCAGCGCAAACTTCCTCTCCCACCAAACCCTCCGTGACATCTCCTCCAATAAAGCCCAACTCCTCACCTCCCTCAAAGACGCCGGCCTCCTCCCCGTTGACTACTCTTCGGACTCGGCCGACCCGCGCTGGAACCGCAACGCAGGCAATCGAAGCCTCCTCCGAGCCCTAATCGCCGGCGCCTTCCAACCCCAAATCGCGCAGATTTCCTTCCCAGACAAGAAATTCATGAGCTCCGTCACAGGAACCGTTGAAGTCGACCCAGACGCTAGGACAATCAAATACTTCAACCAGGAAAACGGCCGCGTTTTCATCCACCCCAGCTCCCTCCTGTTCTCGGCCCAGAGCTACCCCGGCTCGGCAGCGTATCTAAGCTACTTCACTAAGATGGCGACAAGCAAGGTCTTCATTCGTGATTTAACTC CGTTCAACGCCTATTCCCTTCTCCTGTTCTGCGGATCCATAGATCTCGATACAACAGGCCGTGGCCTTATCGTCGATGGCTGGCTACGGCTCCGTGGGTGGGCGAGAATCGGTGTCCTTGTTTCTCGCTTACGTATGATGGTAGATGAGATCATTGCAGCGCGGATTGATAACCCCGCCTCTCTATCTATTGACAGGGCGGGGAAGGATGATATTACGGGCCGGGTTATTGAGGTTGTGAAGAGATTGATTGAGTTGAATGGATTGGATCAGTAG